The genomic region AAGCGTCAGCCGCTATTCAGCCTCTGAATCTTGCAATGCATGGGTGAAAGAAGGGCCGTGCTGCAAGGTGCTGGGCGCATCGCCAGACAGACCTGCCCGCAACCCACCAGCCATGCGCAACAGCATGACAGGCTGGCTCAACACTGCGCCTGCCGCAGAGGCACAGGCGTGGTCCACCAGAATGCAGGGTTTGCCGGTGCGGCGGCAGTGATCTTGCACGCGCCAGTACTCGTCGTGGCTGATGCAGCCGGTCTGGCAGATCACCAGATCGGCAGCGGCCAGGCTTTCATCCAGAGCGTGGGTGGACAGCTGGGCCTGCTCCGCACGGGCTACCGCGCCCTGTGCAGATGCTCCCTGCGCGGGCAGCCGCCCTTGTGCGGGGCTTTGGCTCGCCGATGCAGCGGCAACCGGTGAAGGCGCCGCAAGGGATGGCACGTCATTTTGCGGCGTGGAGCTGGTGGCCTGCAGCCGCCAGCGCAGGCTTTCGCGCGACAGGGCTGTGACCCGCTCTGCCAGCATGCGGATGTGGCGAGCCATTTCCTTGCGCCGTGGCAAACCGGCTGGCTGGGCCTGGCGGGCGTCTTCCAGAGCTTCCTGGG from Acidovorax sp. DW039 harbors:
- a CDS encoding DUF2325 domain-containing protein, with the protein product MHTLSQEFLALCRQLGEAQSRCSEIMAAQAAELEVLRSEVMRLRAAVIVRDTRLALAQEALEDARQAQPAGLPRRKEMARHIRMLAERVTALSRESLRWRLQATSSTPQNDVPSLAAPSPVAAASASQSPAQGRLPAQGASAQGAVARAEQAQLSTHALDESLAAADLVICQTGCISHDEYWRVQDHCRRTGKPCILVDHACASAAGAVLSQPVMLLRMAGGLRAGLSGDAPSTLQHGPSFTHALQDSEAE